In Dioscorea cayenensis subsp. rotundata cultivar TDr96_F1 chromosome 11, TDr96_F1_v2_PseudoChromosome.rev07_lg8_w22 25.fasta, whole genome shotgun sequence, a single genomic region encodes these proteins:
- the LOC120272487 gene encoding geraniol 8-hydroxylase-like translates to MLSITLPQPLTIHYPKQTKKKTPIQVHAKKTITTHHPHKPQPSSLTTQPSPPSTTTTFMATTTLIINSKTTTITILCTSVTLLIFLCYKTITRWLRRRCLSLPPGPAGVPIFGNLLTLNPELHTHFATLAKTHGPIFTIKLGNRLAIVISGVDMAKEVLRLQDDNFANRIIPAAAKTMEYIKSNIVSSPNGPTLRLLRKICVREMLGKASLDRVYWLRQREMKSLLIHLEEMAGEAVDVGAQMFLMVMNVITSMLWGGVVEGEEKRKEVGKEFREVVGDITEMLGKPNLSDFFPRLERFDVQGIQRKMKEKLVRLDGIFERIIEERKKNGGDGCEDKDFLGFMLRMEKDGGGDDNSKSGATTPFTINHVKALLMDMVVGGTETTSNTVEWAMAELIQKPEMMKKAQQELEQVVGKDNMVEESHLPKLTYLGAVIKEVLRLHPALPLLVPHCPNSTCTINGYTIPQGSQVFVNVWAIHRDPAIWENPLEFKPERFLGIDGSKWDFTGNDFRYFPFGSGRRICAGIPMAERIVGYALASLLHSFDWNLPEGTKLDLSERFGIVLKKATPLVAVPTPKLSHEVLAS, encoded by the exons aTGCTTTCCATCACATTACCACAACCACTCACAATTCACTACCCAAaacaaaccaagaaaaaaacacCAATCCAAGTTCATGcaaaaaaaaccataacaaCTCACCATCCTCACAAACCACAACCTTCTTCATTAACAACACAACCATCACCTCcttccaccaccaccactttcATGGCCACAACAACCCTAATAATAAACTCTAAAACAACCACCATCACCATCCTATGCACCTCAGTTACACTCCTTATATTCCTATGCTATAAAACAATAACCCGGTGGCTTCGCCGGAGATGCCTATCTCTCCCACCGGGCCCTGCCGGAGTTCCAATCTTCGGCAACCTTCTAACTCTCAACCCTGAGCTACACACTCACTTTGCCACCTTGGCAAAAACCCATGGCCCTATCTTTACCATCAAGCTCGGAAACCGCCTTGCCATAGTAATCAGTGGGGTGGATATGGCCAAAGAGGTTCTCCGGTTGCAAGATGACAACTTCGCCAACAGAATAATCCCGGCCGCAGCCAAGACAATGGAGTATATAAAATCAAACATAGTTTCATCTCCCAACGGCCCTACACTGCGTTTACTACGTAAAATATGTGTCAGAGAGATGCTCGGAAAGGCAAGCCTTGACCGGGTTTACTGGTTACGCCAGCGAGAGATGAAGTCACTGCTAATACATTTGGAAGAGATGGCCGGAGAAGCAGTGGATGTAGGGGCACAGATGTTCTTGATGGTGATGAATGTGATAACAAGTATGTTGTGGGGAGGGGTTGTGGAAGGGGAGGAGAAAAGGAAGGAGGTGGGGAAAGAGTTCAGGGAGGTGGTAGGGGACATAACAGAGATGTTAGGGAAGCCAAACTTGTCTGATTTTTTTCCGAGGTTGGAGAGGTTTGATGTGCAAGGGATACAGAGGAAAATGAAGGAGAAGTTGGTAAGGTTGGATGGGATATTTGAGAGGATTATAGAGGAGAGGAAAAAGAATGGTGGAGATGGGTGTGAGGATAAGGATTTCCTAGGGTTTATGCTAAGGATGGAGAAGGATGGGGGTGGTGATGATAATAGTAAGAGTGGTGCCACTACTCCCTTTACTATTAACCATGTCAAGGCTCTTCTCATG GACATGGTGGTTGGAGGAACAGAGACAACATCAAACACAGTAGAATGGGCAATGGCAGAGCTGATTCAAAAGCCAGAGATGATGAAAAAAGCACAACAAGAATTAGAACAAGTAGTAGGGAAGGACAATATGGTTGAAGAGTCTCACCTTCCAAAACTCACATACTTGGGAGCTGTCATCAAAGAAGTACTTAGACTCCACCCTGCACTCCCTCTCCTTGTCCCTCATTGTCCAAACTCCACATGCACCATCAATGGCTACACTATACCTCAAGGAAGTCAGGTCTTTGTCAATGTGTGGGCTATTCACAGAGACCCTGCAATATGGGAAAATCCATTGGAGTTCAAGCCAGAGAGGTTTCTTGGTATTGATGGCAGTAAATGGGATTTTACCGGGAATGATTTCAGGTACTTCCCATTCGGGTCAGGGAGGCGGATATGTGCAGGGATTCCGATGGCTGAGCGGATAGTTGGA